The following coding sequences are from one Streptomyces venezuelae window:
- a CDS encoding MFS transporter has translation MSSITTTPPTPLAEGTPSDPPRRRYGLRAAWIMMASGWSANQFSALLGAYRSELGLSESAVTGLFALYVVGLIPGLLVCGPLADRVGRRPVASTALALNLLSTGALMLGAGATGWLWPGRFVTGVSAGALLAAGSAWIKELSSEPYVHLDPRTASTASRRAGLFVSAGFASGGLVAALIARWAGAPMVTAYVPHLLLAAGAGLAALTAPETGTRHRGTHAERHPGVGRLFRRGVLPVAPWVFAAPSVGFVTLPGLVHGGLVYTGVATALVPGTGLLVQPLARRVAQRHRLATAVVGLLVVTVGFGAAALAAATEDPTTALAAAAVLGAGYGFVLTYGLTEVTALAPPHRLARLTAYFWTAAYVGMLAPYAMTLLSGAAPPPALLGAAAVLAALSCVLLITLHARRPDPARG, from the coding sequence ATGAGCAGCATCACCACCACTCCGCCCACGCCCCTCGCAGAAGGGACCCCCTCCGACCCTCCCCGCCGCCGGTACGGGCTGCGGGCGGCCTGGATCATGATGGCCTCCGGGTGGAGCGCCAACCAGTTCTCCGCGCTGCTCGGCGCCTACCGCTCCGAGCTCGGCCTCTCCGAGTCCGCCGTCACCGGCCTCTTCGCCCTCTACGTCGTCGGGCTCATCCCGGGCCTCCTGGTGTGCGGGCCGCTGGCCGACCGCGTCGGGCGGCGCCCGGTCGCCTCGACGGCACTCGCGCTGAACCTGCTCTCCACCGGCGCGCTGATGCTGGGGGCGGGAGCCACGGGGTGGCTGTGGCCCGGCCGGTTCGTCACCGGGGTGAGCGCGGGTGCGCTGCTCGCGGCCGGCAGTGCGTGGATCAAGGAGCTGTCCTCGGAGCCGTACGTCCACCTCGATCCGAGGACCGCTTCGACGGCCTCGCGCCGCGCCGGTCTCTTCGTCTCGGCCGGTTTCGCCTCCGGGGGTCTCGTGGCGGCGCTGATCGCCCGGTGGGCCGGGGCGCCGATGGTCACGGCGTACGTACCGCACCTGCTGCTCGCGGCAGGCGCGGGCCTCGCCGCGCTGACCGCGCCCGAGACGGGAACCCGGCACCGGGGAACGCACGCGGAGCGGCATCCCGGCGTCGGACGCCTCTTCCGGCGCGGCGTCCTCCCCGTCGCCCCCTGGGTCTTCGCCGCCCCCAGCGTCGGCTTCGTGACGCTGCCGGGCCTCGTGCACGGCGGCCTCGTCTACACCGGCGTCGCCACCGCCCTCGTCCCCGGCACCGGCCTGCTCGTGCAGCCCCTCGCCCGCCGCGTCGCGCAGCGGCACCGCCTCGCGACCGCCGTCGTGGGCCTGCTCGTCGTCACCGTCGGGTTCGGCGCCGCCGCACTCGCCGCGGCGACGGAGGACCCGACGACCGCCCTCGCCGCCGCCGCGGTCCTCGGCGCGGGCTACGGCTTCGTCCTGACGTACGGCCTCACCGAGGTCACCGCCCTCGCCCCACCGCACCGGCTCGCCCGCCTCACCGCGTACTTCTGGACGGCCGCGTACGTCGGGATGCTCGCGCCCTACGCGATGACGCTCCTGTCCGGCGCGGCGCCGCCCCCCGCCCTCCTGGGCGCGGCGGCCGTCCTCGCGGCCCTGTCCTGTGTGCTCCTGATCACGCTCCACGCCCGGCGTCCGGACCCGGCACGCGGGTAG
- a CDS encoding PH domain-containing protein has translation MVLDQGNRKQDLRLRPPRNPLDRRAVAWWRTQLLLTVAAPVAVLGLLGALIAPARFWLLLPAAVIAAPGLVVGVLLPLWWYKVHRWEVTDDAVYVRTGFFWMEGRIAPMSRLQTVDTMRGPLQRIFGLTTVTVTTASARGALKVKGLDHATAAELAERLALVTQATPGDAT, from the coding sequence ATGGTTCTTGACCAAGGCAACCGGAAGCAGGATCTGCGGCTGCGTCCGCCGCGCAACCCCCTGGACCGGCGCGCCGTCGCCTGGTGGCGCACGCAGCTGCTGCTGACGGTGGCCGCGCCCGTGGCCGTTCTCGGTCTGCTCGGCGCGCTCATCGCGCCGGCCCGCTTCTGGCTGCTGCTGCCGGCCGCCGTCATCGCCGCGCCGGGGCTGGTCGTCGGTGTGCTGCTGCCGCTGTGGTGGTACAAGGTGCACCGCTGGGAGGTCACCGACGACGCGGTGTACGTGCGGACCGGGTTCTTCTGGATGGAGGGCCGGATCGCGCCGATGTCGCGGCTGCAGACCGTCGACACGATGCGCGGGCCCCTCCAGCGGATCTTCGGGCTGACCACCGTGACGGTCACCACCGCGTCCGCTCGGGGTGCCCTGAAGGTCAAGGGGCTCGACCACGCGACGGCCGCCGAGCTCGCGGAGCGGCTCGCGCTCGTCACCCAGGCGACGCCGGGGGACGCGACGTGA
- a CDS encoding AIM24 family protein gives MKSDLFSSDHMAQPAHAPGMTLQNAKSIKYAVNGEMHARQGAMIAYRGELQFERKSQGVGGMLKRAVTGEGLPLMAVRGQGEAWFAHEAQNCFIVDVEPGDVLTVNGRNVLCFDATLSYEIKTVKGAGMTGGGLFNSVFTGAGRLGLVCEGTPLVIPVSPQQPVYVDTDAVVGWTAHLATSLHRSQSIGSMIRGGSGEAVQLKLEGEGYVIVRPSEATPQKPQQH, from the coding sequence ATGAAGAGTGACTTGTTCTCCAGCGACCACATGGCCCAGCCGGCCCACGCGCCCGGCATGACCCTCCAGAACGCCAAGTCCATCAAGTACGCGGTCAACGGCGAGATGCACGCCCGGCAGGGCGCGATGATCGCCTACCGGGGCGAGTTGCAGTTCGAGCGGAAGAGCCAGGGCGTCGGCGGCATGCTCAAGCGGGCGGTGACCGGGGAGGGGCTGCCGCTGATGGCCGTGCGCGGGCAGGGCGAGGCGTGGTTCGCGCACGAGGCGCAGAACTGCTTCATCGTCGACGTCGAGCCCGGCGACGTCCTCACCGTCAACGGCCGCAACGTCCTCTGTTTCGACGCGACCCTCTCGTACGAGATCAAGACGGTGAAGGGCGCGGGCATGACCGGAGGCGGCCTCTTCAACAGCGTCTTCACCGGCGCGGGCCGCCTCGGTCTGGTCTGCGAGGGCACGCCGCTGGTGATCCCCGTGTCGCCGCAGCAGCCCGTGTACGTCGACACGGACGCGGTGGTCGGCTGGACCGCCCACCTCGCCACCTCCCTGCACCGCTCGCAGTCCATCGGCTCGATGATCCGCGGCGGCTCCGGCGAGGCGGTGCAGCTGAAGCTGGAGGGCGAGGGGTACGTCATCGTGCGGCCGAGCGAGGCGACTCCGCAGAAGCCGCAGCAGCACTGA
- the recO gene encoding DNA repair protein RecO: MSLFRDDGIVLRTQKLGEADRIITLLTRGHGRVRAVARGVRRTKSKFGARLEPFSHVDVQFFARGSELVGRGLPLCTQSETIAPYGGGIVTDYARYTAGTAMLETAERFTDHEGEPAVQQYLLLVGALRVLSRGEHEPHLVLDAFLLRSLAVNGYAPSFTDCAKCGMPGPNRFFSVAAGGSICVDCRVPGSVVPSAETLTLLGALLTGDWETADACEARHAREGSGLVSAYLHWHLERGLRSLRYVEKST, translated from the coding sequence ATGAGTCTCTTCAGGGACGACGGGATCGTCCTGCGGACCCAGAAGCTCGGCGAGGCCGACCGCATCATCACCCTGCTCACCCGCGGTCACGGCCGCGTACGCGCCGTCGCACGCGGCGTGCGGCGGACCAAGTCGAAGTTCGGGGCACGGCTTGAGCCGTTCTCGCACGTCGACGTGCAGTTCTTCGCGCGGGGGAGCGAGCTCGTCGGGCGCGGGCTTCCGCTCTGCACGCAGAGTGAGACCATCGCTCCCTACGGTGGGGGCATCGTGACCGACTACGCGCGGTACACCGCCGGGACGGCCATGCTGGAGACCGCCGAGCGGTTCACCGATCATGAGGGCGAGCCCGCCGTGCAGCAGTATCTGCTGCTCGTCGGCGCGCTGCGCGTCCTGTCGAGGGGGGAACATGAGCCCCACCTCGTACTGGACGCCTTTCTGCTCCGCTCTCTCGCCGTCAACGGCTACGCGCCCAGCTTCACGGACTGCGCGAAATGCGGCATGCCGGGCCCGAACCGCTTCTTTTCGGTCGCCGCCGGCGGCTCGATTTGCGTCGACTGCCGGGTGCCCGGCAGCGTCGTCCCGTCGGCGGAGACGCTCACGCTGCTCGGCGCGCTGCTCACCGGCGACTGGGAGACGGCGGACGCGTGCGAGGCGCGGCACGCCAGGGAGGGCAGCGGGCTCGTTTCCGCCTATCTGCACTGGCACCTGGAGCGCGGACTGCGCTCATTGCGGTACGTAGAGAAAAGCACGTGA
- a CDS encoding isoprenyl transferase, producing MARRGILGRSRREYQLPEPHPSGARPPKIPGELVPRHVAIVMDGNGRWAKDRGLPRTEGHKVGAERVLDVLQGSIEMGVGAISLYAFSTENWKRSPDEVKFLMNFNRDFIRKTRDQLDDLGVRVRWVGRMPKLWKSVARELEISQEQTKDNDKLTLYFCMNYGGRAEIADAALAIAEDVKAGRLNPSKINEKTFAKYLYYPDMPDVDLFLRPSGEQRTSNYLLWQSAYAEMVFQDVLWPDFDRRDLWRACLEYASRDRRFGGAIPNEEQIANS from the coding sequence ATGGCACGACGCGGAATCCTCGGACGGTCCCGCCGCGAGTACCAGCTGCCCGAGCCCCACCCCTCGGGCGCGCGACCGCCGAAGATCCCCGGCGAGCTGGTCCCGCGGCACGTGGCGATCGTCATGGACGGGAACGGACGGTGGGCGAAGGACCGCGGCCTGCCGCGCACCGAGGGGCACAAGGTCGGCGCCGAGCGCGTCCTCGACGTACTGCAGGGCAGCATCGAGATGGGCGTCGGCGCGATCTCGCTGTACGCGTTCTCCACCGAGAACTGGAAGCGGTCCCCGGACGAGGTGAAGTTCCTGATGAACTTCAACCGCGACTTCATCCGCAAGACCCGCGACCAGCTCGACGACCTCGGTGTACGCGTGCGCTGGGTGGGCCGGATGCCCAAGCTGTGGAAGTCGGTCGCCCGGGAGCTGGAGATCTCCCAGGAGCAGACCAAGGACAACGACAAGCTGACCCTGTACTTCTGCATGAACTACGGCGGCCGCGCCGAGATCGCGGACGCGGCCCTGGCCATCGCCGAGGACGTGAAGGCGGGCCGGCTCAACCCGTCCAAGATCAACGAGAAGACGTTCGCGAAGTACCTGTACTACCCGGACATGCCGGACGTCGACCTCTTCCTCCGCCCGAGCGGCGAGCAGCGCACCTCGAACTATCTCCTCTGGCAGAGCGCCTACGCCGAGATGGTCTTCCAGGATGTTCTGTGGCCGGACTTCGACCGGCGCGACCTGTGGCGCGCCTGCCTCGAATACGCGTCGCGCGACCGCCGCTTCGGCGGGGCGATCCCCAACGAGGAGCAGATCGCCAACAGTTAG
- a CDS encoding aminotransferase class I/II-fold pyridoxal phosphate-dependent enzyme has translation MTTELSPDAPALGGLLEQARKDYDDLVARGLSLDLTRGKPAPEQLDLAEELLSLPGGRHTAADGTDVRNYGGLQGLPELREIFAELLQVPADRLLALGNSSLELMHDCIVHALLGVLPGAESRWADQERIAFLCPVPGYDRHFGLCERFGIDMIPVPMTADGPDMDEVERLVAEDPAVKGIWCVPKYSNPDGVVYSDETVARLAAMPTAAPDFRIFWDNAYAAHHLTDEPAEIADLLAACAAAGHEDRAFVFGSTSKITAAGAGVAFFGSSPANVKWLLANNQKRSIGPDKVNQLRHVMFLKDADGVRAHMERQRALLQPKFETVARILEAELGGTGLATWTSPRGGYFVTLTVPDGCAKEVVRRAAEAGIVLTPAGATHPHGDDPRDAVIRVAPSYPGLPELDQAIKGLTVCVRLVGYEKQARAAR, from the coding sequence ATGACCACCGAGCTGAGCCCCGACGCCCCGGCCCTGGGCGGCCTGCTGGAGCAGGCCCGGAAGGACTACGACGACCTCGTCGCACGCGGCCTCTCCCTCGACCTGACCCGGGGCAAGCCCGCCCCCGAGCAGCTCGACCTCGCCGAGGAGCTGCTGAGTCTGCCCGGCGGGCGGCACACCGCCGCCGACGGCACCGACGTCCGCAACTACGGCGGGCTCCAGGGCCTGCCCGAGCTCCGCGAGATCTTCGCCGAGCTGCTCCAGGTGCCCGCCGACCGGCTGCTCGCCCTCGGCAACTCCAGCCTCGAGCTGATGCACGACTGCATCGTGCACGCCCTCCTCGGCGTGCTGCCCGGCGCCGAGTCGCGCTGGGCCGACCAGGAGCGCATCGCGTTCCTGTGCCCCGTCCCCGGCTACGACCGGCACTTCGGCCTCTGCGAGCGGTTCGGCATCGACATGATCCCCGTGCCGATGACGGCCGACGGACCCGACATGGACGAGGTCGAGCGGCTCGTCGCCGAGGACCCGGCGGTCAAGGGCATCTGGTGCGTGCCGAAGTACAGCAACCCCGACGGCGTCGTCTACAGCGACGAGACCGTGGCCCGCCTCGCCGCGATGCCCACCGCCGCCCCCGACTTCCGGATCTTCTGGGACAACGCGTACGCCGCCCACCACCTCACCGACGAGCCCGCCGAGATCGCGGACCTGCTCGCCGCCTGCGCCGCCGCCGGGCACGAGGACCGCGCGTTCGTCTTCGGCTCCACCTCGAAGATCACCGCCGCGGGCGCGGGCGTCGCCTTCTTCGGCTCGTCGCCCGCCAACGTGAAGTGGCTCCTCGCCAACAACCAGAAGCGGTCGATCGGCCCCGACAAGGTCAACCAGCTGCGGCACGTCATGTTCCTGAAGGACGCGGACGGCGTACGCGCCCACATGGAGCGCCAGCGCGCCCTGCTCCAGCCCAAGTTCGAGACGGTCGCCCGCATCCTCGAAGCGGAGCTCGGCGGGACCGGTCTCGCGACCTGGACGTCGCCCAGGGGCGGCTATTTCGTGACCCTCACCGTCCCGGACGGCTGCGCCAAGGAAGTCGTACGCCGCGCCGCCGAAGCGGGCATCGTGCTGACCCCCGCCGGCGCGACGCACCCGCACGGCGACGACCCCCGCGACGCCGTCATCCGCGTGGCCCCGAGCTACCCCGGCCTCCCGGAGCTCGATCAGGCGATCAAGGGCCTCACCGTGTGCGTGCGCCTCGTCGGGTACGAGAAGCAGGCTCGGGCGGCCCGCTGA
- a CDS encoding Fur family transcriptional regulator has product MAQWPGRPRPERRREEATVGAPVRGRSTRQRAAVAAALDDVDEFRSAQELHDMLKHKGDSVGLTTVYRTLQSLADAGEVDALRTSEGETVYRRCSTGDHHHHLVCRVCGKAVEVEGPAVEKWAEAIASEHGFVNVAHTVEIFGTCQECANK; this is encoded by the coding sequence CTGGCACAATGGCCCGGCAGGCCCAGACCAGAGCGCAGACGCGAGGAGGCAACCGTGGGAGCCCCGGTTCGAGGCAGGTCGACCCGCCAGCGTGCGGCGGTGGCCGCGGCACTCGACGACGTGGACGAGTTCCGCAGTGCGCAGGAGTTGCACGACATGCTCAAGCACAAGGGCGACTCGGTCGGTCTGACCACGGTCTACCGCACCCTCCAGTCCCTGGCCGACGCCGGCGAGGTCGACGCGCTGCGCACGAGTGAGGGCGAGACGGTCTACCGCCGCTGCTCGACCGGCGATCACCACCATCACCTGGTCTGCCGCGTCTGCGGCAAGGCCGTCGAGGTGGAGGGCCCCGCGGTCGAGAAGTGGGCCGAGGCGATCGCGTCGGAGCACGGCTTCGTGAACGTGGCGCACACGGTGGAGATCTTCGGGACGTGCCAGGAGTGCGCGAACAAGTAG
- a CDS encoding PH domain-containing protein codes for MSGLATAEAAAEAGGPDDAGADGGWRRLDPRSLLVTVQMTGGVVTAVGVPITLSFQGWVAMGPVIAWAVGLSLLVIGCGVGIDALRLRHSRYRVGPERAELRSGILFVKHRSLSRERIRSVDLVAHPLLRLLGLVEVRIGTGEQSAGQEATLELRPVRRAEGERLRHELLSRAAPGGASEVEGTIASLDPRWIRYAPLSFVTSALAAAAGGAVMQVSEWFGVQEDVIEWVGDVFRGMSVTGVVLALIAIGLAAGSVGALGLWIEMWWNYRLEREPGGTLRVRRGLLTTRSVSLEEARLRGVDVVEPLGLRLSGAARLDAVATGLSRRDEEDQAGPSTLLPAAPRRLADEVAAQVLREPVTPTAVRLAPHPRAARARRIRWAVSASLAPALVLLLLGALLDVRVLMCLGAGTAVLLVPVSVALACDAYRSLGHAIDADYLVVRSGTLRRSTVALRRGGVIGWTVKQSVLQRRAGLVTLSATTAAGAQAYAAYDVGEAEGLEFAERAVPGLLGPFLVRGPSPEGVRGTARPATTGPHSPRHTSG; via the coding sequence GTGAGCGGGCTCGCGACCGCCGAGGCGGCGGCGGAAGCGGGTGGCCCCGACGACGCCGGGGCGGACGGCGGCTGGCGGCGGCTCGACCCGCGTTCGCTGCTCGTCACCGTCCAGATGACGGGCGGCGTCGTGACCGCCGTCGGCGTGCCGATCACCCTCAGCTTCCAGGGGTGGGTGGCCATGGGGCCCGTGATCGCCTGGGCGGTGGGGCTCAGCCTGCTCGTCATCGGGTGCGGTGTCGGCATCGACGCGCTGCGGCTGCGTCACAGCCGGTACCGCGTCGGACCCGAGCGGGCCGAGCTGCGCAGCGGCATCCTCTTCGTCAAGCACCGCTCGTTGAGCCGGGAGCGCATACGCTCCGTCGACCTCGTCGCCCACCCGCTCCTCCGCCTCCTCGGTCTGGTGGAGGTCCGCATAGGCACGGGCGAGCAGAGCGCGGGCCAGGAGGCCACGCTCGAACTGCGGCCCGTGCGCAGGGCGGAGGGCGAGCGGCTGCGGCACGAGCTGCTCAGCCGGGCGGCGCCGGGCGGCGCGTCCGAGGTGGAGGGCACGATCGCCTCCCTCGACCCGCGCTGGATCCGGTACGCGCCGCTGTCCTTCGTGACCTCCGCGCTCGCCGCGGCGGCGGGCGGTGCGGTGATGCAGGTCAGTGAGTGGTTCGGTGTGCAGGAGGACGTCATCGAGTGGGTGGGCGACGTGTTCCGCGGGATGTCCGTGACGGGCGTGGTGCTGGCGCTGATCGCGATCGGGCTCGCCGCCGGGTCGGTGGGGGCGCTCGGGCTGTGGATCGAGATGTGGTGGAACTACCGCCTGGAACGGGAGCCCGGCGGGACGCTGCGGGTGCGGCGCGGACTGTTGACGACCCGGTCGGTCTCCCTGGAGGAGGCGCGGCTGCGCGGTGTCGACGTGGTGGAGCCGCTGGGCCTGCGGCTCTCGGGCGCGGCGCGCCTGGACGCGGTGGCCACGGGTCTGTCGCGCCGCGACGAGGAGGACCAGGCGGGGCCGAGCACGCTGCTGCCCGCCGCGCCCCGGCGGCTCGCCGACGAGGTGGCGGCGCAGGTCCTGCGCGAGCCGGTGACGCCCACGGCGGTGCGGCTCGCCCCGCATCCGCGGGCGGCGCGGGCCCGCAGGATCCGGTGGGCGGTGTCGGCGTCGCTGGCGCCCGCCCTGGTCCTGCTGCTGCTCGGGGCGCTGCTCGACGTGCGGGTGCTCATGTGTCTGGGGGCGGGCACGGCGGTGCTGCTCGTGCCGGTCTCGGTGGCGCTGGCCTGCGACGCGTACCGCAGTCTGGGGCACGCGATCGACGCCGACTACCTCGTCGTACGGTCCGGGACCCTGCGCCGCTCCACGGTGGCGCTGCGGCGTGGCGGGGTCATCGGGTGGACCGTCAAGCAGTCCGTGCTGCAACGGCGGGCGGGCCTGGTGACGCTGAGCGCGACGACGGCCGCGGGCGCGCAGGCGTACGCGGCGTACGACGTGGGGGAGGCGGAGGGTCTGGAGTTCGCGGAGCGAGCGGTACCGGGCCTGCTCGGCCCGTTCCTGGTCCGGGGCCCGAGCCCCGAGGGGGTGCGGGGAACTGCGCGACCGGCCACGACGGGCCCGCACAGTCCCCGGCACACGTCCGGTTGA
- a CDS encoding isocitrate lyase/phosphoenolpyruvate mutase family protein, with product MTKHAYDEFRALHHTDAPLLLPNAWDHASAAALAAAGFRAVGTTSLGVAAAAGLPDGTGATRAETVRLARRLTRLDALISVDVEGGFSDEPGEVAALAAELAEAGAVGINIEDGRADGTLRDAAHQAEILAAVREAVGGRVFINARTDTYWLRGAGRTASETGERLEAYRGAGADGVFVPGLRDLRLIAELTSALRNTPLNILHAADGPSMPELAEAGVRRVSCGSLLFRAALGAAVTAVRAVADGTAQAEGIPSYAETQALAGGFAP from the coding sequence ATGACGAAGCATGCGTACGACGAATTCCGGGCCCTGCACCACACCGACGCGCCCCTCCTCCTGCCGAACGCCTGGGACCACGCGTCGGCCGCGGCACTGGCCGCCGCCGGGTTCCGTGCGGTGGGCACGACCAGCCTGGGCGTGGCGGCCGCGGCGGGCCTGCCCGACGGGACGGGGGCGACCCGGGCGGAGACGGTGCGGCTGGCCCGGCGCCTGACCCGCCTGGACGCGCTGATCAGCGTCGACGTGGAGGGCGGCTTCAGCGACGAGCCGGGGGAGGTCGCGGCGCTGGCGGCGGAACTGGCGGAGGCGGGCGCCGTCGGCATCAACATCGAGGACGGCCGCGCGGACGGCACGCTGCGGGACGCCGCGCACCAGGCGGAGATCCTGGCGGCGGTGCGGGAGGCGGTGGGAGGCCGCGTGTTCATCAACGCCCGGACGGATACGTACTGGTTGCGGGGCGCGGGGAGGACGGCGTCGGAGACGGGGGAGCGACTGGAGGCGTACCGGGGGGCGGGCGCGGACGGGGTGTTCGTGCCGGGCCTGCGCGACCTGCGGTTGATCGCAGAGTTGACGTCGGCTTTGAGGAACACCCCGCTCAACATCCTGCACGCCGCCGACGGACCTTCGATGCCGGAGCTGGCGGAGGCGGGCGTCCGACGGGTCAGCTGCGGCTCGCTCCTGTTCCGCGCGGCGCTGGGGGCGGCGGTGACGGCGGTACGGGCCGTGGCGGACGGTACGGCGCAGGCGGAGGGCATCCCTTCGTACGCGGAGACGCAGGCGTTGGCGGGCGGATTCGCCCCGTAG
- a CDS encoding LysR family transcriptional regulator yields MSSAPLDLRLLSSFLAVVEEGHFGRAAARLFLSPPAVTQHVRRLETELGTLLVDRRTNPVSPTPAGVRLAGHARVLLAASNAALDDMAEAVRPGAGGAGRPLRVGIMGHGSAELTPAAINAYRRARPEVRVEIRQLDFTEHVTALTEDRVDVAFVRPGPDDERVVADVLTTEQRIVVVPERSPLAAAGQTGATLADVAALPFFRVPGHTPRPFTDYLYFGEEGRRRSTDYAVTPQEVLTGVITGRAAGSGLRSFARYYAWPGAAFVPIIDAPWESSHLAVRADEDNPEVHIFRALAVALARELGAAISGDTRPL; encoded by the coding sequence ATGTCCTCCGCACCGCTCGATCTGCGACTTCTGTCGTCGTTCCTCGCGGTGGTGGAGGAGGGTCACTTCGGCAGGGCCGCGGCCCGTCTCTTCCTCTCCCCGCCCGCCGTGACGCAGCATGTGCGCCGCCTGGAGACGGAGCTCGGCACCCTTCTGGTCGACCGGCGCACGAATCCGGTGTCGCCCACCCCGGCGGGCGTGCGTCTCGCGGGTCACGCGCGGGTCCTGCTCGCCGCTTCGAACGCCGCGCTGGACGACATGGCGGAGGCGGTGCGGCCCGGCGCCGGTGGGGCGGGGCGGCCGCTGCGGGTCGGCATCATGGGGCACGGCTCGGCGGAACTGACCCCGGCGGCGATCAACGCGTACCGGCGGGCCCGCCCCGAAGTCCGGGTCGAGATCCGCCAGCTGGACTTCACCGAGCACGTGACGGCGCTGACGGAGGACCGCGTGGACGTGGCGTTCGTCCGTCCGGGCCCGGACGACGAGCGGGTGGTGGCCGACGTCCTGACGACGGAGCAGCGCATCGTGGTCGTCCCGGAGCGCTCCCCGCTCGCGGCGGCCGGGCAGACCGGCGCGACGCTCGCGGACGTCGCCGCCCTCCCGTTCTTCCGCGTCCCCGGCCACACCCCGCGCCCCTTCACGGACTACCTGTACTTCGGCGAGGAGGGCCGGCGCCGCAGCACGGACTACGCGGTGACGCCGCAGGAAGTGCTGACCGGTGTGATCACGGGCCGCGCCGCGGGGTCGGGCCTGAGGTCCTTCGCCCGCTACTACGCCTGGCCGGGCGCCGCGTTCGTACCGATCATCGACGCGCCGTGGGAGAGCAGCCACCTCGCGGTGCGCGCGGACGAGGACAACCCCGAGGTGCACATCTTCCGTGCGCTCGCGGTGGCGCTCGCGCGCGAACTGGGCGCCGCCATCAGCGGCGACACACGGCCGCTGTAG